The window AAGGTGAAATGGCCGTTCACCGACGTGCCCTATATCGGCGTCGAGGACATCGACAAGGCGTTCGGGCCGTTCTCGTTCGCGCCCGTGCGCGCGGCGATCGAGCGGGCCAATCCCGACGTCATCCTGGTGCACCAGTATCCGCCGGCCGCGGCCCGCATCCAGGCGGGCCTGCCGCGCATTCCCGTCGTGCTGCAGCGGCACAACATGCAGCCCAGGCGCTGGGTCGGCCACCGGCTGTGGCGCGACCGGTTCTACCGCAACCTCGCCGGCGTCATCTTCGTCTCGGAGGCCGCGCGGGCGAGCTATACCGGACGGGCGTCGTCGGCCGTCGTCTACAACGGCATCGACACGCGCACCTTCGTGCCGGCGGGCGAGAAGGAACCAATCGTCCTGTTCGCCGGGCGCGCGGTGCCGGAAAAGGGCGTCGAGCCATTCGCCGAAGCCGCGACGATGGCGCTGCAGGACCGGCCCGGCTGGCGCGCGGTCCTGGCACTGGGCGGCGGCAAGGCGGCGGAGGCGACGGTGGCGCGGGTGCGGCACCATCTCGGGCCGCTTGGGGCGCGCGCGGAGATCCTCGCCGACCTGCCGCATCCCGATGTCATGGACCTGTTCGCGCGCGCCGCCATCGCCGTGGTGCCGAGCGTCTGGGCCGAGCCGTTCGGGCGCACGGCGCTGGAGGCGATGACGAGCGGGGCAGCGGTGATCACCTCGGGGCGCGGCGGCCTGTCGGAGGTGGTCGGCGACACCGCCATCGTCACGGGATCGGTGGAGCCGGCGGATTTCGCCGCGGCCATCGCCCGGCTGATCGACGACGACGCGGAGCGGCAGCGCCTGCAGGCGGCCGGGCGCGATCGGGCGGTGCATTTCTTCGATATCCGCACCGTCACCGCCAGCTTCGACGACCTGCTTGCGGGTGTCGGCGGCCTCGATCCGGACGCGCACGTTCCCGCCGCGATGCGTGTGCCCGCGGGCGAGGGCCCGCTATGGTGAGGGCCATGACCTATGACGACTTCCGCGCCTCGCTGAGCCTCGACGCTCCGCCGTCCGATCTGCCAGAAACCGTTGCCGCGCTGTGGCATCTGGACAAGGACGACTGGCACGCCGCGCACGAAATCGTGCAGGCGATCGAGAGCCGGGACGCTGCCTGGGTGCACGCCCATCTGCACCGGGTCGAGGGCGACCTTTGGAACGCCGACTACTGGTATCGCCGCGCCGGCAGGGCGCGCCCCGAGGTGTCGCTGGAAGACGAACGCGCGGCGATGATCGCCGAACTGCTGGGCGCCTAGGACCGGCCGAGCAATCCGTCGTAGATCTCGGCATCGCCGACCCTGCCGATCACCGCGCCGTCCTCGACGACGAGAACCGGCAGGCCGGTGACGAGGCGGGCCCGCATCAGGTCGCGCACCGGCGTCTCCGGCGCGCAGGTGCAGACCATGCCCGGCGCCGGCTCTGCCTCGCCGAGGGCGGCCAGGCCGGCATCGCCGCCATCGCGGCGGACCGATCCGTCGGCCGCGAGCGCGAGACCGGCGGCGGCGTCGAGCACGCGGGCGCCGTCACGCGCCTCGCAGTCGGCGATCCGGGTCATCAGCTCGACGGCGCGCAGCACCGACAGCGGGTTCATGTGGGCGACGAAATCGGCGACGTAGTCGTTGGCCGGATCGAGCACGATGTCGTGCGGCGTGCCGAACTGGACGACGCGGCCACCCTCCATGATCGCGATCTTGTTGCCGATCTTTAGCGCCTCGTCGAGATCGTGGCTGACGAATACGATGGTGCGCTTCAGGCGCTGCTGCAACTCCAGCAGCTCGTCCTGCAGGCGCGCGCGGATCAGCGGATCGAGCGCGGAGAACGGCTCGTCCATCAGAAGGATCGGCGCGTCGGTGGCGAACGCGCGGGCGAGGCCGACGCGCTGCTGCATGCCGCCGGACAGCTCGTGCACCTGCTTGCCGCCCCAGGACGACAGGCCGACCAGCTCGAGCTGGGCGGCGACGCGGGCCTTGCGCTCGGCCGCCGGCATGCCGGCGAGCTCGAGGCCGAAGCCGACATTGTCCTCGACCGTGCGCCAGGGCAAGAGGCCGAACTGCTGGAACACCATGGCGACGCGATGCCGGCGCAGGTGCCTGAGTTCGTCGGGCGAGCAGGTGTTCGGATTGACGAAGCGGTCGCCGTCGCGCACCAGCACCTCGCCGCGGATGATCCGGTTGAGGCCGTTGACCGCGCGCAGCAGCGTCGACTTGCCGGAGCCGGACAGGCCCATCAGCACGACGATCTCGCCCTCGCCGACGTCGAGCGTGCAGCCGCAGGCGCCGAGGATCTGGCCCGTCTCGCTCTGGATCTCCTCGCGGCTGCGGCCGGCGTCGATCAGCGGCAGCGCCGTCTCCGGCGCCTTGCCGAAGACGATGTCGACGTCGGTGAAGCGAACTGCGGGTTCCCTCTTCGGTCCCGGCATCGCTCAGCCCCGTCCGCCGGTCGATTCGGTGCGGAAGAAGCGGTCGAGCACGATCGCCACCAGGACGATGGCGACGCCGACCTCGAAGCCGCGGGCGATGTTGACCTGGTTCAGCGCCCGCAGCGTCGGCACGCCGAGCCCGTCGGCGCCGACCAGGGCGGCGATCACCACCATCGACAGTGACAGCATGATGGTCTGGGTCAGCCCGGCCATGATGTTGGGCAGGGCATAGGGCAGCTCGACCTTCCACAGGAGCTGGCGCTTCGTCGCGCCGAAGGCCTCGCCGGCCTCGATCAGCGCCTGCGGCGTCGAGGAAATGCCGAGCTGGGTCAGCCGGATCGGCGCCGGCACCGCGAAGATCACCGTCGCGATCAGGCCGGGCACCATGCCGAGGCCGAACAGGATCAGCGCCGGGATCAGATAGACGAAGGTCGGGATCGTCTGCATCAGGTCGAGGACCGGCCGCAGCCCCTCGTAGAGCCAGGGCCGGTGCGCGGCGGCGACGCCGACGGGAACGCCGACGGCCATGCACACGACGGTCGCCGAGATCACCAGCGCCAGCGTCTCGGTCGTCTCCTCCCAGTAGCCCTGGTTGATCACCAGGAGCATCGCCAGCAGCACGAAGATCGGAAAGGACAGGCTGCGCCGCACCACCCAGGCGAGGGCGACGGTGAAGGCGACGATGACGAGCGGATGCGGCGTCTGCAGGATCCAGAGGATGCCGTCGATCATGTGCTCGAGCACGAGCGCGATGAAATCGAACAGCCAGGCCGCGTTGACCGTCAGCCAGTCGACGAAGGCCTTGGCCCACTGGCCGATGGGAATCTTGTGCTCGACGAGCCATTCCATGCATCGCCCCCCTTCCCGGGTTCGTGTCCCCGGTTCGTGCCGGGTTCGTCTCCGGCTTTGGTCCGGCACGGCGCCGCGCGTCCGTGAACGCAGGGCGCCGTGCCGGATACTAGCGCGATATCCCCCCGGCCGAAGCCTTATCGCGCTTTCGCGTCCGGCGGCTTATCGTTCGGGGCCGCCCGATTTCCGATGTCCGCCCGTCACTTGCCCAGGTGCGCCTTGACGGCTTCCTTGGCGTTGCCGCCCTCGTAGGTGGTCACGCCGTCGACCCAGGCTTCCCACATGGCCGGATTGGCCTTCAGCCAGTCCCTGGCCGCGACGTCGGCTTCCTTGCCGTCGTCGAGGATGGCGCCCATGATCTCGTTTTCCATCGCCAGCGTGAACGTCTGGTTCTGCAGGAGCGCGCCGACGTTCGGGCATTCCTCGACGAAGCCGGCGGCCACGTTTGTGTAGACGGTGGCGCCGCCGAGATCCGGGCCGAAATAGTCGTCGCCGCCCGGCAGGTAGACGAGATCGAAATTGGCGTTCATCGGATGCGGCTCCCAGGCGAGGAAGACGATGTCCTCCTTGCGGGAGACGGCGCGGGCGACCTGCGCGAGCATGCCCTGCTCGGAGGATTCGACGATCTCGAAGCCCTTCAGGTTGAAGGCGTCGCCGTCGATCATGTCGAGGATCAGGCGATTGCCGTCATTGCCCGGCTCGATGCCGTAGATCTTGTTGCCCAGGTCGTCGCGGAAGTCGGCGATATTCTCGAAGGTCGCGAGGCCCTTGTCGAAGGTGTATTGCGGCACGGCCAGCGTGTACTTGGCGCCTTCCAGATTGACGCCGAGGCTGACCACCGTGCCGTCGTCGAGATAGGGCCGGATGTCGGCCTCCATGGTCGGCATCCAGTTGCCGAGGAAGACGTCGACGTCCTTGTTCTTCAGCGAGGCGTAGGTGACGGGCACCGACAGGACCTTGATGTCGGTCTCGTAGCCGAGCGCCTCGAGCACCACCGAGGTGGCCGCGGTGGTCGCGGTGATGTCGGTCCAGCCGACGTCGGAGAAGGTCACGACCTTGCAGGACTCCGGGTCCTTGGCGACGGCGCCCGTGGCGACGACCGCCGCGACGGCGACGCCCCCCAGCACACTGGCCAGCTGGCTTCGAAGACAGACTTTCATGGCGTTTCAAACCTCCCTTTGGTGACAATCGTGATCGCGCGCGACGGCAGCCGGCACCCCCTTCGCCCGCTGCGGCGACCGTGGCGATCGCGGCGATGGAAATACTTTACCAGAGGTTCGGCAGATTATATTAATTGACTAGTCAGTCAACAACCGGGCCGCTGCCCGGAACGAGGTCGCCCGCGATGCCGAAGCTTGGAATGGAGCCGATCCGCCGCCGGGCGCTGATCAGCGCGGCCATCGAGACGATCCACGATCGCGGCTTCTGCGACGTCACGGTCGGGCAGATCGCGCGGCGCGCCGGCGTGTCGTCGGCGCTGGCGCACCACTATTTCGGCTCCAAGGAACACCTGCTGGTCGCCACCATGCGCCACCTGCTGAACGAGCTCGGCGCGGCGATCGGCGAGCGCCTGCGGGACGCGAAGGGCCCGCGCGAGCGCGTCTCGGCTGTGATCGCCGGCAATTTCGCGCCAGACCAGTTCCAGCCGGCCACGATCTCGGCCTGGCTGGCGTTCTACGTCCAGGCGCAGACCGTGGCGGACGCGCATCGGCTGCACCGCATCTACGCGCGCCGGCTGAAGAGCAACCTGGTGCACGGCCTGGCGCTGCTGATCCCGCGCGACCAGGCCATCGACGCGGCGGAAGGGGCGGCCGCGCTGATCGACGGATTGTGGATCCGCTACGCGCTTTCCGAGAACCGGCCGGACCCGGAAGCCGCCATCCGGGTCGTCGAGGACTTCGTGGAATCGCGCATCAGGCAGGTCCGGCAATGAGCGAGGGGCTGACGGCGGATTACGTCATCATCGGTGCCGGCTCGGCCGGCTGCGCGCTGGCCTATCGCCTGAGCGAGGACGGCCGCCATTCGGTGATCGTGCTGGAGAAGGGCGGCAGCGATATCGGCCCGCTGATCCAGATGCCGCTCGCCTTCTCGATCCCGATGAACATGGCCCGCTACGACTGGGGCTACCAGACCGAGCCGGAGCCGCATCTGGGCGGCCGCACGCTGGCGGTGCCGCGCGGCAAGGTGATCGGCGGGTCGTCGTCGATCAACGGCATGGTCTATGTGCGCGGCCACGCCCGCGACTTCGACACCTGGGAAGAGCTGGGCGCGGCCGGCTGGGGCTTCCGGCACGTGCTGCCCTACTTCAAGCGGATGGAGACGAGCCACGGCGGCGAGGCCGGCTGGCGCGGCACCAAGGGGCCGCTGCACGTCACCCGCGGCACGCTGAAGAACCCGCTCTACAGGGCCTTCATCGACGCGGGGCACGAGGCCGGCTATCCGCTGACGGAGGACTACAACGGCTGCCGGCAGGAAGGCTTCGGCGCCATGGAGATGACGGTGTGGCAAGGGCGGCGCTGGTCCGCCGCCAACGCCTATCTCAGGCCGGCGCTGAAGCGCGGCAACGTGCGGCTGATGACCGGCGTCGACGCCGAACGGATCGTCTTCGAGGGGAAGCGCGCCGGCGGCGTCGTCATCCGCCAGGGCGGCACGACACGGACCGTGACGGCGCGGCGCGAGGTGATCGTCGCCGCCTCCTCGATCAACTCGCCGAAGCTCCTGATGCTGTCGGGCATCGGCAGGGCCGACGACCTGCAGGCGCATGGCATCGACGTCGTCGCCGACCGGCCCGGCGTCGGCGCCAACCTGCAGGACCATCTGGAGGTCTACGTGCAGTACGGCTCGCGCCAGCCGATCACGCTGAACAGCCATCTCAACTGGCTCTCGAAGGCGTGGATCGGGGCGAGCTGGCTGTTGCTGCGCCGTGGCCTCGGCGTCTCGAACCAGTTCGAATCCTGCGCCTTCATCCGCTCGGCGGCGGGCGTCGCGTATCCGGACATCCAGTACCATTTCCTGCCCGCCGCGGTGCGCTACGACGGCAAGGCGGCGGTCGACCGGCACGGCTTCCAGGTCCATGTCGGACCGATGCGCTCACGCTCGCGCGGCGCCGTCGCGTTGCGGTCCGGCGACCCCGCGCAGGCCCCGCGCGTGCGGTTCAACTACATGTCGGCGCCCGAGGACTGGGACGAGTTCCGCGCCTGCATCCGCCTGACCCGCGAGATCATGGAACAGCCGGCGATGGCGCCGTTCATCGACGGCGAGATCGCGCCGGGCACCGATGTGCGCGACGACGCCGCCATCGACGACTTCATCCGCGCGCACGTGGAAAGCGCCTATCACCCCTGCGGCACCTGCCGCATGGGCGCGGCGGACGACGAGACGGCCGTGGTCGATCCGCAATGCCGGGTGATCGGCGTCGAGGGCCTGCGCGTCGTCGACTCCTCGATCTTCCCGCAGATCACCAACGGCAATCTCAACGCGCCCTCGATCATGGTCGGCGAGAAGGCCGCCGACCTGATCCTCGGCCGCGACCCGCTGCCGGCGGCGAACCAGGAGCCGTGGATCAATCCGGACTGGCGGACGAGCCAGCGGTAGGCGGGCGATGTCCCGCGTCCGCTCCGAGGGCCGGTCCGCTCACGCCAGCGCGGGATAGCCCACGTCTATCGCCGCCCGTTCCATCTCGACGATCGCGTCATAGGCGCCGTCGTCCAGCACCTCGACGCCGGCGATCAGCAGGGCGCGCCGCGTCGCCGCCGTGGCCGGATCGGCGAGGACGTCGCGCAAGGCCGCGCGGATCGCCTCGACCTCGTCGTCGGTGCGGTCCGCCGCCGTGACGAACGGCAAGGCCGGCGCGGGCGGGCTCCAGGCGACAACCTTGAGCCGCGCGGCGATATCGACGCGGTAGTGCTCGGCGAGCGACCAGCAGACGCAGTCGATCGCCGCGCAATCGGCCTGGCCATCGGCAACGGCGATCATGGAGGAGAGATGGGCGCCGGTCCGCACCGTGCCGGCGAAGAAACGGCTCTCCCGCGCCAGCGTCGCGACCGCCGCGCGGAAGGCGGAATAGCCGGACTGGGAGTCGGGCGCGTTGTAGGCGGCGACGCGGCCGCGCAGATCGACCAGGCCGCGGGCGGGATC is drawn from Microbaculum marinisediminis and contains these coding sequences:
- the betI gene encoding transcriptional regulator BetI, whose amino-acid sequence is MPKLGMEPIRRRALISAAIETIHDRGFCDVTVGQIARRAGVSSALAHHYFGSKEHLLVATMRHLLNELGAAIGERLRDAKGPRERVSAVIAGNFAPDQFQPATISAWLAFYVQAQTVADAHRLHRIYARRLKSNLVHGLALLIPRDQAIDAAEGAAALIDGLWIRYALSENRPDPEAAIRVVEDFVESRIRQVRQ
- a CDS encoding choline ABC transporter substrate-binding protein, whose product is MKVCLRSQLASVLGGVAVAAVVATGAVAKDPESCKVVTFSDVGWTDITATTAATSVVLEALGYETDIKVLSVPVTYASLKNKDVDVFLGNWMPTMEADIRPYLDDGTVVSLGVNLEGAKYTLAVPQYTFDKGLATFENIADFRDDLGNKIYGIEPGNDGNRLILDMIDGDAFNLKGFEIVESSEQGMLAQVARAVSRKEDIVFLAWEPHPMNANFDLVYLPGGDDYFGPDLGGATVYTNVAAGFVEECPNVGALLQNQTFTLAMENEIMGAILDDGKEADVAARDWLKANPAMWEAWVDGVTTYEGGNAKEAVKAHLGK
- a CDS encoding glycosyltransferase family 4 protein; protein product: MTGPSDTMRLAVVLPRNMHYAPDRATSIDLCARDFVLHSRFRDGITVIGGKVKWPFTDVPYIGVEDIDKAFGPFSFAPVRAAIERANPDVILVHQYPPAAARIQAGLPRIPVVLQRHNMQPRRWVGHRLWRDRFYRNLAGVIFVSEAARASYTGRASSAVVYNGIDTRTFVPAGEKEPIVLFAGRAVPEKGVEPFAEAATMALQDRPGWRAVLALGGGKAAEATVARVRHHLGPLGARAEILADLPHPDVMDLFARAAIAVVPSVWAEPFGRTALEAMTSGAAVITSGRGGLSEVVGDTAIVTGSVEPADFAAAIARLIDDDAERQRLQAAGRDRAVHFFDIRTVTASFDDLLAGVGGLDPDAHVPAAMRVPAGEGPLW
- the choW gene encoding choline ABC transporter permease subunit, whose translation is MEWLVEHKIPIGQWAKAFVDWLTVNAAWLFDFIALVLEHMIDGILWILQTPHPLVIVAFTVALAWVVRRSLSFPIFVLLAMLLVINQGYWEETTETLALVISATVVCMAVGVPVGVAAAHRPWLYEGLRPVLDLMQTIPTFVYLIPALILFGLGMVPGLIATVIFAVPAPIRLTQLGISSTPQALIEAGEAFGATKRQLLWKVELPYALPNIMAGLTQTIMLSLSMVVIAALVGADGLGVPTLRALNQVNIARGFEVGVAIVLVAIVLDRFFRTESTGGRG
- the choV gene encoding choline ABC transporter ATP-binding protein, translating into MPGPKREPAVRFTDVDIVFGKAPETALPLIDAGRSREEIQSETGQILGACGCTLDVGEGEIVVLMGLSGSGKSTLLRAVNGLNRIIRGEVLVRDGDRFVNPNTCSPDELRHLRRHRVAMVFQQFGLLPWRTVEDNVGFGLELAGMPAAERKARVAAQLELVGLSSWGGKQVHELSGGMQQRVGLARAFATDAPILLMDEPFSALDPLIRARLQDELLELQQRLKRTIVFVSHDLDEALKIGNKIAIMEGGRVVQFGTPHDIVLDPANDYVADFVAHMNPLSVLRAVELMTRIADCEARDGARVLDAAAGLALAADGSVRRDGGDAGLAALGEAEPAPGMVCTCAPETPVRDLMRARLVTGLPVLVVEDGAVIGRVGDAEIYDGLLGRS
- a CDS encoding phosphate/phosphite/phosphonate ABC transporter substrate-binding protein; this translates as MIASLPMYDWPDLRLATDALWAALARALRDRGIAAPDRLEHARPREAQWRDPDLVLSQTCGYPYATALRGTVRLVATPAYIADGCEGPLYRSAIVVRADDPARGLVDLRGRVAAYNAPDSQSGYSAFRAAVATLARESRFFAGTVRTGAHLSSMIAVADGQADCAAIDCVCWSLAEHYRVDIAARLKVVAWSPPAPALPFVTAADRTDDEVEAIRAALRDVLADPATAATRRALLIAGVEVLDDGAYDAIVEMERAAIDVGYPALA
- the betA gene encoding choline dehydrogenase — its product is MTADYVIIGAGSAGCALAYRLSEDGRHSVIVLEKGGSDIGPLIQMPLAFSIPMNMARYDWGYQTEPEPHLGGRTLAVPRGKVIGGSSSINGMVYVRGHARDFDTWEELGAAGWGFRHVLPYFKRMETSHGGEAGWRGTKGPLHVTRGTLKNPLYRAFIDAGHEAGYPLTEDYNGCRQEGFGAMEMTVWQGRRWSAANAYLRPALKRGNVRLMTGVDAERIVFEGKRAGGVVIRQGGTTRTVTARREVIVAASSINSPKLLMLSGIGRADDLQAHGIDVVADRPGVGANLQDHLEVYVQYGSRQPITLNSHLNWLSKAWIGASWLLLRRGLGVSNQFESCAFIRSAAGVAYPDIQYHFLPAAVRYDGKAAVDRHGFQVHVGPMRSRSRGAVALRSGDPAQAPRVRFNYMSAPEDWDEFRACIRLTREIMEQPAMAPFIDGEIAPGTDVRDDAAIDDFIRAHVESAYHPCGTCRMGAADDETAVVDPQCRVIGVEGLRVVDSSIFPQITNGNLNAPSIMVGEKAADLILGRDPLPAANQEPWINPDWRTSQR